One region of Fragaria vesca subsp. vesca linkage group LG4, FraVesHawaii_1.0, whole genome shotgun sequence genomic DNA includes:
- the LOC101293288 gene encoding auxin-responsive protein IAA31-like: MGLRAAAHSSSSSIDSSNHPDLDGLLIPKPSGSSSSSSLSHKIKIFNGGTNSRNSRRSSHTRTDLSTDLRLGLSISPYHHSDLSSTTSSPREEALLSWPPIKSILRCTLSGKAENFHHQNSSLFVKVYMEGIPIGRKLNLFAHDGYDALITSLSLMFKTTILCPDNNHVHSEKYHVLTYEDQEGDWMLVGDVPWEIFLTTVKRLKITRADRC; the protein is encoded by the exons ATGGGATTAAGGGCTGCTGCACATTCATCATCTTCTTCCATAGACAGCAGCAACCATCCTGATCTTGATGGTCTTCTGATTCCTAAGCCTTCCGGGTCGTCGTCTTCTTCCTCTCTCTCTCACAAAATCAAAATCTTCAATGGTGGTACTAATTCTCGTAACAGTCGCAGAAGCAGTCATACCAGAACAGATTTGAGCACTGATCTCAGACTTGGCCTCAGCATCTCACCTTATCATCACTCTGACTTGTCTTCCACTACTTCAAGCCCAAG GGAAGAAGCATTGTTAAGCTGGCCGCCGATCAAATCGATCTTGAGGTGCACACTTTCAGGCAAAGCAGAGAATTTCCATCATCAAAATTCTTCTCTATTTGTGAAGGTGTACATGGAGGGAATCCCAATTGGTAGAAAATTAAATCTGTTTGCTCATGATGGTTATGATGCTTTGATCACATCTCTGAGCCTCATGTTCAAGACCACCATTCTTT GTCCTGATAATAATCATGTTCATTCAGAGAAATATCATGTCTTAACGTATGAAGATCAAGAAGGGGATTGGATGCTAGTGGGTGATGTGCCTTGGGA GATATTCTTGACTACGGTGAAAAGACTGAAGATCACTAGAGCAGACAGATGTTAG